The region atatatacatatatattttttaagaggCCATTACCGTCGAAATAGTAGGCATATACTAATATAGCCAAAAAGGATGGAAAAATACCTGTAAGAgcctaaaataatttttactggCATAAACTAATATAGCCAAATACTTTACCAAATAGTAGGCACTCATCTTTCTAACATAGCAATTACTTCATAAACATGGAAACACCAAAATGATTCGTCATAAAAATAAGGACGATGATCAACTTGGAAATGAATAAGAAATGCCAGAGGAACTTGTATATACGGAGGTAGCTTAATGAGATAGACAATAAATAGGGCATCAGCTACTAAGCTTCTTCGAATCTGCAGTTTATGACATTCAAATCCTCTATCTGCTCCAGGTAGCTTAATGAGATAGACAAGAAACGTGGATCTGTATTGTAATAAACTAATAGATAATAATTCAAGAAACAGGGTGTTTTCCGCATTTTTCAACTTAGCTTCACGGCGCTCTCTCTTCACACCTTTCGCTATGTTAGGTAGAGCGACATCTCCAACCTAAATCCCaacataacaaaaacaaaaggaatcaTATCAATATCAATGGTACAACAAACAATCACCAAATTGTAGTAAACAGTTAGAGAATAACTGAATAAAACTAAGGCAGATTTTACATATAATCCAACTCTGGAAATAGTTAAATACCCCATAGTTAATGCAATAGCTGCTAGATGAATAAACATTCTCCTTACCTTCTGATCTGGCATATATATCTTCCCGATCTTGCCCTGTATTTCATCCTTGCTAACATTTTCCACCTGCAAAAAAACAGAACACAATCCAAACATGTTACTTCTCTCCatgtagaaaataaattagaaaggTTTAAGGGAGTATTTAGTCAACCTTCTTCTTAGGCTGTTCCCTGGTTGTTTTCATGGCTTCTTTCCTTAGGCTGTCATTAGGAAGACGATGCCGGCGTACCACAAAATCCATGGAGGGACCAACTTCTTCCAGTTCCATCCTTGGTACTTTTGTGCCAGACTTTTTTAGCCTCAGACCACAGTGAGAAAGAAACACCCTATTTGAAGATATAGCTGTACATACATAGGCATGGTCTACGCCCACAAGATTTAAATTCTCCACAACTTGCATGTATGAAACCatgatttttattaatatagCAGAGTCATAACATAAAGATGCACAAACTGCAAAGGGCTGCAGAAATGCACCTCTCCCCGCAACAGATCAAGCAAAACTATTCTATAAAACTATAGAAGTTTGAAATATGAAACTTTGAAACATCCTCTCCGCTTGCCCCCACCGGTAATGTTAATGTCCCAGATGACTTGTCTAGGGTGGGCAACCAAAGTaaccaaaatttttttacaaggAGTAAAGGTAATGCCCCCTCCCTCCACTCTTGTTGTCCAACGATTTTTCCGGTCTAATAGGTTTTATAAGTGGTCTTTTCACAATTACCTatctaaattctctcaaattcgaataaTTGTAGACAATCTTGATCCtgtataataacaaaaaaaataaaaaaataaaaaataaaagaaaaaaagaagccccCTGATGGCCGTGAATTAAGTGGaactaaataaatttaaagcaaCTGCAACAAGAGTTGGCAAATTTGGCATGAGATTTGGATTTGGGGTCTTGTATTCAAATGCAAGTGATGAGTATCACATAAATACTAAGTTGTAATGTATATTTCAAGGATTTCGCTTAggtgctgttaaaaaaaaaaaagtataatacTTATATTGTAGTTGTTTTaaaggttaagatttaatttaattttctctctctttctcatggaACACTTTCAATTAAATGTAGACTCTTAAAACAACTACAACATAGGTggtgtaggttttttttttgacgCACCTAAACTAAATCCTATTTTAATAGTTGATGTGGTAAGATCTAGCTGGAAACCGGCAATGCGTTCCGAGAAACCGAACCAGAGAAACCGGAGGAGTTCTCTTCCGTTGCTATCGTTCTTGAAGCAACGGAATCGAGCCGATCGAAGCAACCGCCTCAAATCTCTGGTGGTGGAGTCGTTGACGATCGCTACCTGCTTCTTCTTCGAGAACGACTGCAATGGAAGGCTTCAATCAGCTCGATTCAGAAGGGAAgcgagggttttttttttttttttttcaagtcaaGGAAGCGAGGGTTGTGATTTAGGTCTTTAGATGTGTTTCAGGGAAATTTTGTGGCTGTCAAAAGAAACGGATGATTGTGATTTTGGCTGGGAAAAAAATGTGGTGAAATCTAGGAGCATCACACGAATTGATGACATGgcatgggaaaaaaaatttccagacggtttcttTTAAAACCATCTGAAACTGAAATTTTATCGACAGTTTTGTAAAAAccatctataaatttatagacggtttttataaaactgtctggaaatgtaaatttccaAATGGTTTAGTTAAAATCGTCTgtaattttatggacggtttaatcaaaccgtccataataaatttttggcTTAAATACATATTGCCCCATGTgctttgaaaactttattttttgcctctttggttttatttttatcataggtggAACCTGTGCTATGGAAGAAGATGCAAATGGTACCTCCatccatttttccatccaaaactaacggaAATCCATGTCATCGCCACGTGGATCATTCAAAATGCGACACGTGGccacaattttttcatttttttttttaatttttcatttttaattttaaggctttaaaaaaataaaaaataaaaaatggaaggggtggctgagccacccaatttggcctgggggtggccaaggcaaaaccctaaattttatttttgagggtttggccactgggggtggccggccacccccatttggcttgggggtggttcggctacccccaaaCCGGCCACCGAAACGGGAAGAAAAGAATTTTGAGGGTTTTGCCtacgggggtggttcagccacccccaggccaaatagtgtggccagccaccccttccatttttttttaaaaaaaaagtagccttaaaattaatatatatatatatatatatatatatatatatatatatatatatatatatatatatatatattgtggccACGTGTCGCATTTTGAATAGTGCCACGTGGCGATGACATGGATGTCCattaattttggatggaaaaatggacggaggtaTCATTTGCATCTTTTCCCATAGCACAGGTACCACCGATGGTAAAAACTGAAACTAAGacggcaaaaaataaagttaacaaACTACAGGGGacattttgtatttaaccctaaattttttacagacggtttttaaatttgtttttaaaaacagtATAGAAAAAAATGGTCCAtaaatgccctttttttttttgtaatgggATCCTGAAATACGGAGACCTTCAGCGACAGATTtaggctaccaacaaactccaatggcCGACGGTAACAAATTTTCACAAACGTGCTTAATTGCAAGATTGAGAAgtttaaatttagaaaatgatttacggttttaaaaaccgtaaatcatttttcaaaaatacagaaaatgaCCACCATTTTTCGGTTGcatcaaacaccaaaaaatacaaaaaatattttacatccaAACAAACAAAGACTTAAACGGtttatcttttctctctcttttccataccatttaatttaaagaatggTGGGTTACATGAAGAGAATCAGGCTCAAGCTCATTATAATTCTTAAGGGCACATACTGGAGCCCAATCCACATTCGCAAGCTACCTAGCTAGAACAAGATCCAAAAAATTGCTTATCTTGAAGCCCACAAAACACCTATCTTTAGCAAGTCAACAAACCCAATCGATCAAACTCACACAAAATTTCATcaaagccttttctttttcgaaGAATAGGAATTAATCATCAAAAATATATAGTTCCATTAGCCCCAAATGCATGTACCGAATACCAGCAGCACGTACGTGACAGATCAGAGCTTCCACTAGCACGTACAATTAATGTAACTTGTCCCATTACATCAACATTATTTTCCACTTGTATATTTAaatgcaagaagaaaaaaaaaatgtgtaccgTTGCTCTAAAGATCACCATAGACCAACTGTAAAAGAAGTTGTATAATAAACACAAAATCTGCTTTGAGATGATTGATGAAGCTTTCATACACATCCATTCAAACTACCGATAATAATTTAGTCATCATCCTAAAGCTGCCATGATCATGTGCTGACAGCTGACTGAAATTTCCAttccattcttttcttttcttttttctttttgagtatAGGAATTAAGGATAATTAAGCAATAGCAGGTAATTAAGTAATGTCTcagtttaaataattaaatacgacaaaaaaaagaaaaggaaatagaaTCGAATGCATGATGAGGCCCATTGAAATGGAGTTTACGACTGAAATGGTGTTTTTTTATGTACTTTGTCATTAGAACCATGGCTTAATTAACCtttgaagagaagagaaagaagaagatgcaacAACTATGATGACAGAACTCAACCTTTACCAAAAGATAAATATTGACCTCGATCAAGAGCAATAAATATTTCCAGACATGGAAAATCTAAAGACTATTTACAATAGAAAACGAACGTAGGGGGGGAGAAAAAGGTGTCCATTCTTTCGTGTCTTCGGTGGACATGCATGAAGTCAATCGCCGGCCGGCctctctttttaaaatcattttacgcgTGATTCTTTAAGCATATTGTCAAGATGTGTGGAGCAAAACACGGTTGCGGATTCGAAAAGAAAGAGAACCAACGATCCTATCATGGGGTCGAATCATTGTCAAAATAATCATTCAAGCGAGTTTATTAATCACCCATTGTGAacggacggacatgttcttgcagCTCATGATTCAACGCAAAGCCGTGTTCTATTTATTTTAACACGTAAAGCATGCACCGACACATCAGATTTTCTTGTTTCCATTTTAATAACTTTTAGAGTAATGTCACGAAATGACAATAACCCCTTTAcagagtaattttaaatgtttattttgtgtctattttgtatttatcttgtgtctattaaaaaaatgatgtaacttttaaaattatcattgagcgtgtgattgatcactattaattgaattttaatcaaattaagattttaaaatgcgcatcatttttttatggacacaaGATGGAAATGTAGACTTACTTCCCTTTACatctgtttttattaaataaataaatcaaaaattgGTTAGGACTATCAAATCAGCTTTTTGAGATAATTGTCAATAAAAATGCCTAGAAAAGAGTTTTGTTGtgagttttttgtttgaatagtaacaaaaagtgattgatgtaatataatgTGAAataagatttgaaattttttgtgcaagaaaaatgaagaaaattatttggtaatagatactctgtttgtttcgacgtaaaatatttttaacgaaaatcaaatttcagaaaaaatgattttcctaaaaaaatttccGGCGTTTAGGTTTAGCTTATACGAAAAAATTAGCAACGACAAAAATCCACCAGTGACAAGATTCCGTCACTGGCCATCAAGATTCCGGCCAGGCCGGCGGCAATGGCCGTTTGTTGGACTTCGACGAAGGTAGCCGGAATTCagcacaaatggccagattctaGCAAATTTAGCTGGACTCTGGTCCGTCAAAATCCAATGATAGTGGTCGAACATTGCCGAATTCCTACGCAAATTGTCAGATTATGGCACCTTTGTCAGATGCCGGCGACGGTCGCTGGAATCCAACCAGTGCCACCGGATTTCAGCAATTGGATACTAAAATTCAAGGACTTTCAGTGGTAGATTcgagctaccaacaaactctaatgcCCGACTATAGCGGATTCTCACAAACGTGCATACAagaataaaaagtttaaatctagaaaacgatttatggtttttaaaactataaattatttttcaaaacttaaagaaacttttacggtcaaactgaaaatgatcgATTTCCGTTAACCATCATTTTCGGTTacaccaaacactgaaaaatatttttcaccaaaacaatacaaaaaagatttgatttgaaaagaagttgattaattcttttggaaaaagtgaaaaacaaaaatcaaaatggTTGTCAAACATAGCTTTAGACTTGAAACTGAATCACACCATAATGTGGGTCGTGGGGGACACTCCTTTTATGTAGTCCAGCGAtgggagaaaattttgaatatatCATCAACAGAGAGAGGATTCCCAAagttattttattcaaaaatatcTACGAATCAAGGCTCAAAAGGGCTGGGGGAAGAACAAAAGAGGAAACAATTCAAAAGAATCCTAAACGACTgttcaaatcatccaaaatacAAATCCCTTACACAAACGACAATTCAAATCACGTTTCTACGCATTGATTTCGTAGACATTAATTGAAGGCTAAAGCGCAACCTTTTCAAAAACTAAGAACAAGTAGGCAAATTAGCCGGGGGTGGTCGAATGCTTGTTTCCTTGGTGGATCCATTCTTCACAATGAGAACTGTGTCCATACCCCAACTCGCATGCCGTTCCAAATGGCAGTGCATAAACCAAACCCCTGAAAAGCATCGCCATcatggcagagagagagagagatagagggagagaaagagagagagagagagagagagagagagattcgtaCCAGGATTATCAGCGACGAATCTAATTACAGCCCATCCATTCTTAGGAACTCCGATGGTGTTAACTTCCGGTCAATCTttcaaattgaaagtttttgggGAAGTCACGTTGTCGAAATTGCCATAACCCGTCCCAACCAAGTCCAAGTAGAAGCTAAAACAATGAAGATGCATTGGATGGTTCTCCGCATTCCCTATATTAGTCCCTTGGAACACTATTTCCACTGCTTCCCCATACTTTATTAACTTTGCCTTCGTTCCTACGCTCGGGTATAATGTACTATTAGCCACATCTCCTGTGAAGTTATAAACATACGGTGGTTATTCGGGAAATCTCTGTCGAAAACGCCCGACAAGTTCCTGCATAAAGGATTTAATACTTAGTGATACTTCCATATGTTGCTAGCCCTAGGTGCAAAATTTATGGGATCAGATGAACATGTTAATTGTGCAGTACTTGTAGTATGCTTGAAGAAAATCAATAGATTGGGTGCTGAAACTTATGTTGTTCAAGCTTGCAGCAAGCCTATTACCATCTCGACCGACACTCGATCGAACTTAATTATAATCAACCtgttaaattaaatatatgaaatagagaatatatgtgaaagagagagagtggagGAGAATGAGCGAAAATAtattaaggactacattgtattgagtcttTGTACACATAACatattggggtaattaccttttccccccatgaactaccggcctgtgtcattttacccccatgaactaccacttcgaccaaaagagagcatcaaactacaatttttacacactttgcccccttctgtcagtctaattcatgcaaagacgtaaatgccctaactcaattttaaaaatgactgaaataccctcatttaaaaaaaaaagaaaagaaaaaaaaagaaagactgaatgaaaggggtggctgccgccacccctgaggtggccgggtggcctgcgagccacccccagaggtggctccggccacctctggggtggctcgcggccaccctagaaatgacctagggtggc is a window of Alnus glutinosa chromosome 4, dhAlnGlut1.1, whole genome shotgun sequence DNA encoding:
- the LOC133866086 gene encoding ribosome production factor 2 homolog, which translates into the protein MVSYMQVVENLNLVGVDHAYVCTAISSNRVFLSHCGLRLKKSGTKVPRMELEEVGPSMDFVVRRHRLPNDSLRKEAMKTTREQPKKKVENVSKDEIQGKIGKIYMPDQKVGDVALPNIAKGVKRERREAKLKNAENTLFLELLSISLLQYRSTFLVYLIKLPGADRGFECHKLQIRRSLVADALFIVYLIKLPPYIQVPLAFLIHFQVDHRPYFYDESFWCFHVYEVIAMLER